Proteins found in one Sorghum bicolor cultivar BTx623 chromosome 1, Sorghum_bicolor_NCBIv3, whole genome shotgun sequence genomic segment:
- the LOC110437078 gene encoding methionine aminopeptidase 1A: MEKGAPEASPPCARCGKPAQLQCPKCAELKLPRENAAFCTQDCFRAAWSSHKSVHPKPGALASQQSPEGWKYCVRKGRGRALELPRFDWTGPLRPYPISKMRVVPDEIEKPDWALDGIPKIEPDSDLQKRVEIKTPELIERMRETCRIAREVLDAAARVIKPGITTDEIDRVVHEATIARGGYPSPLNYHFFPKSCCTSVNEVICHGIPDARKLEDGDIVNVDVTVYYKGVHGDLNETYFVGNVDEASKQLVRCTYECLEKAIAIVKPGVRFREVGEVINRHASMSGLSVVKSYCGHGIGELFHCAPNIPHYSRNKAVGIMKAGQTFTIEPMINAGVWNDRLWPDDWTAVTADGKRSAQFEHTLLVTETGCEVLTARLPSSPDVFPWLKKP; the protein is encoded by the exons ATGGAGAAAGGAGCCCCGGAGGCGTCGCCCCCCTGCGCTCGCTGCGGCAAGCCCGCTCAGCTTCA ATGCCCCAAGTGTGCTGAACTTAAGCTACCGCGTGAGAACGCAGCTTTCTG CACACAGGATTGTTTTAGGGCAGCATGGAGCTCTCACAAATCTGTTCATCCAAAGCCTGGTGCACTGGCATCCCAGCAGTCTCCAGAAGGTTGGAAATATTGTGTGAGAAAAGGGCGGGGACGTGCATTGGAACTTCCTCGTTTTGATTGGACAGG TCCATTGAGACCATATCCAATATCAAAGATGCGTGTGGTGCCAGATGAAATTGAGAAGCCTGATTGGGCGCTTGAT GGAATTCCCAAGATAGAACCAGATAGTGATTTGCAGAAAAGAGTAGAG ATTAAGACCCCTGAACtaatagaaaggatgagagaAACATGCCGA ATTGCAAGAGAGGTTTTAGATGCAGCTGCTCGTGTAATTAAACCAGGAATTACCACAGATGAAATTGATAGAGTCGTCCATGAAGCGACAATTGCTAGAG GTGGATACCCATCTCCATTGAATTACCATTTCTTCCCCAAGTCATGTTGCAC GTCTGTCAACGAAGTCATTTGCCATGGAATTCCAGATGCCAG GAAACTTGAGGATGGTGACATTGTAAATGTTGATGTAACTGTATACTATAAAGGTGTTCATG GTGATTTGAATGAGACATATTTTGTTGGAAATGTCGATGAAGCTTCCAAACAGCTTGTACGTTGTACCTACGAGTGCTTGGAGAAAGCTATTGCAATAG TTAAACCTGGAGTTCGGTTCCGTGAGGTTGGAGAAGTCATAAACAGGCATGCTTCGATGTCAGGTTTATCTGTG GTGAAATCTTATTGTGGCCATGGCATTGGAGAACTGTTTCACTGCGCCCCAAATATTCCTCATTATTCAA GAAACAAGGCTGTTGGTATCATGAAAGCTGGGCAGACATTTACAATTGAACCAATGATCAATGCAG GAGTTTGGAATGATCGTCTGTGGCCTGATGATTGGACTGCAGTGACAGCAGATGGTAAACGGAGTGCTCAATTTGAACATACACTTCTG GTTACAGAGACAGGATGTGAAGTTTTGACGGCACGGTTACCCTCATCACCGGACGTTTTTCCATGGTTGAAGAAGCCGTGA
- the LOC8065870 gene encoding uncharacterized protein LOC8065870 codes for MRRGASGRPSGTDGSDFSYRMVVESRYQRVADGRSRLARLILVQALHLVVGGALLLLSLSKGAAVNKFAVLSVAAGFVAIVVGELGRRRTMAVLLRLYTSLSSIAVAFSVTCIIRSELFLKVMKQNTEAITSYEMLDAVRVALGILLQMVVIATTTRLLQNMSPPKRAS; via the exons ATGCGGCGCGGCGCCTCCGGCCGGCCGTCGGGCACGGATGGCTCAGACTTTTCCTACCGCATGGTCGTCGAATCCC GGTACCAGAGGGTCGCCGATGGCAGATCCCGCCTCGCGCGCCTCATCCTCGTGCAG GCGCTGCACCTAGTGGTCGGAGGCGCGCTTCTGTTGCTGTCGTTGTCCAAGGGGGCGGCGGTGAACAAGTTCGCCGTGCTGTCCGTGGCCGCGGGATTCGTGGCTATAGTGGTTGGGGAATTAG GGCGAAGGCGGACTATGGCAGTGCTGCTTCGGCTTTACACAAGCTTGTCATCAATTGCGGTTGCATTCTCTGTGACGTGCATTATCCGGTCAGAGTTGTTCTTGAAG GTTATGAAGCAAAACACAGAGGCCATCACAAGCTATGAAATGCTTGATGCTGTTCGTGTTGCTCTTG GTATCCTGCTGCAAATGGTGGTTATAGCTACAACTACCAGACTCCTGCAGAATATGTCTCCTCCCAAGAGAGCTTCATGA
- the LOC8065869 gene encoding 21 kDa protein has product MARSRALLLFLLALSCCWSWWCGAVVVTARPTPSTTTTAGGGGGGGFIASWCAGTDYPALCNATLAPYAAEVGASPARLSLAALTVTLGGARKATAAMKAMAAGASRSSPVAAEAAEDCVGMLEDAVGLLRQSVEAMERIGKEEEEPSGSSGQQGGSGSSRSVRFQVNSVQTWASAAMTNDDMCVEGGQAAVVREAVRGNVAGAMHLTANALAIVNAMAKQIS; this is encoded by the coding sequence ATGGCACGCAGCAGGGCCTTGCTGTTGTTTCTTCTCGCGCTCTCGTGCTGCTGGTCGTGGTGGTGCGGCGCCGTCGTCGTCACGGCGCGGCCGACCCCGAGCACCACCACCacagccggcggcggcggcggcggcggcttcatcgcgTCGTGGTGCGCGGGGACGGACTACCCGGCCCTGTGCAACGCGACGCTGGCCCCGTACGCGGCGGAGGTCGGGGCCAGCCCGGCGCGCCTGTCGCTGGCCGCGCTGACGGTCACGCTGGGCGGCGCGCGGAAGGCGACGGCCGCGATGAAGGCGATGGCGGCGGGCgcgagcaggagcagccccGTGGCGGCCGAGGCGGCGGAGGACTGCGTGGGCATGCTCGAGGACGCCGTGGGCCTGCTGCGGCAGTCGGTGGAGGCCATGGAGCGCAtcgggaaggaggaggaggagccgagcGGCAGCAGCGGGCAGCAGGGCGGGagcggcagcagcaggagcGTCAGGTTCCAGGTGAACAGCGTGCAGACGTGGGCGAGCGCCGCGATGACGAACGACGACATGTGCGTGGAGGGTGGCCAGGCCGCCGTCGTCAGGGAGGCCGTGCGGGGGAACGTCGCCGGCGCCATGCACCTCACGGCCAACGCGCTCGCCATCGTCAACGCCATGGCCAAGCAAATATCGTAG
- the LOC8065185 gene encoding tubulin-folding cofactor D translates to MEETAAAAAAWASNAATPAPSEPTGSPADAGASADRTAVGDDEHDSKEVVLRRYFLQEWELVSAILRSIVAGGGVAESADVHRIRSIMDKYQEEGQLLEPYLENIVSPLMSLVRSKTMELGAGTDELLDIIKPLCIIIYTLVTVCGYKSVIRFFPHQVSDLELAVALLEKCHTMSSATALRQESTGEMETKCVVLLWLYILVLIPFDISTVDTSIATADNVDGPEVVPLVTRILDICKDYLSSSGPMRRMSGLLLARLLTRPDMAKAFSSFMDWAHKMLLSVTDDFVDQFRSIGIVEALASIFKIGNRRALHDAVSGTWSDCSIVMKTNVSARSPLLRKFLVKLAQRVALISLPPRSPSWRYKAISSSLGANLSSYTAGEVYSSGSNARVNIDHIGMCFLEEDMDVPEIVEEIIDLLLTGLRDSDTIVRWSAAKGIGRITARLTPALSEEVLSSILQLFSPGEGDGSWHGGCLALAELARRGLLLPSSFPDVVPVIVKALHYDVRRGPHSIGSHVRDAAAYVCWAFGRAYTNYDMKAVLEQLAPHLLTVACYDREVNCRRAASAAFQENVGRQGTFPHGIDIVNTTDYFALASRSNSYLNVAVSVAQYKEYLYPFADELLCNKITHWEKSLRELAAQALSLLVQYDMDYFAGHALEKLVPCTLSSDLCTRHGATLAAGEVALKLYQLGFTFTTDMQKALAGIVPAIEKARLYRGKGGEIMRSAVSRFISCISIAGISLNDKTKKSLLETLNENLRHPNSQIQCAAVEALKHFIPTYLVSSGEKIASDIISKYVALLDDPNVAARRGAALALGILPYKFLMLKWMPVMSKLCSSCTIEDKPDDPDAEARVNSVRGLISVCDTLTASFDQSSNGGDSLYAYIKDYVVRALFRALDDYAVDNRGDVGSWVREAAMDALVRCSFILCKRDIVALRAASATGHESELGDMEVNASSTAHRLFDSGIAQDLVAGIAKQAVEKIDKMREIAIKTLQRILYHQEHLIPFIPHRELLEEIIPNSTDLEWAVPTVSYPRLVKLLQVSYYSKSVLSGLVISTGGLQESLKKASTTALVGYLQDSDINTNCEGKSREYLLSSDLLWVLQHYQKCDRVITPTLKTIEALFSKKIFLNKEGYSEFYSGLVDSVGSELKGSKDFTKLCAGLSILGYISSQSDGTCTKAFSQLLTFLGHRYPKIRKAAADQVYLVLLQKDDLIMSENIDKAQELLAETCWEGDAEEARRRRSEINEMAGFRATTTQKSGNQETRRTVATSNDENKSYSSLVDFSGY, encoded by the exons ATGGAGGaaaccgccgccgcagccgctgcTTGGGCATCTAATGCCGCCACGCCCGCCCCGTCCGAGCCCACGGGATCCCCTGCTGATGCCGGAGCCTCCGCTGATCGTACCGCCGTCGGTGACGATGAGCACGACTCCAAGGAGGTCGTCCTGCGCAGGTACTTCCTCCAGGAGTGGGAGTTGGTCTCCGCGATCCTCCGCAGCatcgtcgccggcggcggcgttgcCGAATCCGCCGATGTCCACAGGATCCGCTCTATC ATGGACAAATATCAAGAAGAGGGTCAACTACTAGAGCCATACCTGGAGAACATTGTCTCACCACTTATGTCGTTGGTTCGGTCAAAGACAATGGAACTTGGTGCTGGTACTGATGAACTCCTTGACATTATCAAGCCTCTGTGTATCATCATCTACACCCTTGTCACAGTGTGCGGGTACAAGAGTGTCATCAGATTCTTCCCTCACCAGGTTTCAGATCTTGAGCTCGCAGTTGCTCTCCTTGAGAAGTGTCATACAATGAGTTCGGCCACTGCTCTTAGGCAAGAGAGCACAGGAGAAATGGAGACTAAATGTGTTGTTCTATTGTGGCTTTATATACTGGTCCTGATCCCATTTGACATATCCACTGTGGATACAAGCATTGCTACTGCTGATAACGTGGATGGGCCTGAGGTCGTTCCACTGGTGACAAGAATATTGGACATCTGTAAGGATTATCTCTCCAGTTCTGGTCCAATGAGAAGGATGTCAGGATTATTGCTTGCAAGGCTCTTGACTCGTCCTGACATGGCAAAGGCTTTCAGCAG ttttatggaCTGGGCACACAAGATGTTATTGTCTGTAACAGATGACTTTGTCGATCAATTTAGATCCATTGGTATAGTGGAAGCTTTAGCATCAATATTTAAG ATTGGTAACCGTAGAGCACTGCATGATGCTGTTTCTGGTACTTGGAGTGATTGTTCAATTGTGATGAAGACTAATGTCTCAGCCAGGAGTCCACTTCTTAGAAAATTCCTGGTGAAACTGGCCCAGAGAGTTGCTCTCATTAGCTTGCCTCCACGTTCGCCATCATGGCGGTATAAG GCAATTAGCAGTTCCTTGGGTGCAAACCTTTCAAGTTATACAGCTGGAGAAGTGTATTCAAGTGGATCAAACGCACGAGTTAATATTGATCATATAGGCATGTGTTTTTTGGAAGAAGATATGGATGTTCCAGAAATAGTAGAAGAGATTATCGACTTGCTATTGACTGGTCTGAGGGATTCA GATACAATTGTAAGGTGGTCTGCTGCCAAAGGAATTGGTAGGATAACTGCACGTTTAACACCTGCATTGTCGGAAGAAGTGCTATCATCAATCTTGCAACTTTTTTCTCCTGGGGAG GGTGATGGCTCCTGGCATGGAGGCTGTTTAGCCTTGGCTGAACTTGCTCGGAGAGGGTTATTGTTGCCTTCTAGCTTTCCTGATGTTGTTCCTGTTATAGTAAAG GCTCTACACTATGATGTACGAAGAGGTCCACATAGCATTGGGTCACATGTAAGAGATGCAGCAGCATATGTATGTTGGGCATTTGGTCGAGCTTATACCAATTATGATATGAAGGCTGTCTTGGAACAACTTGCTCCCCACCTTCTAACAGTTGCTTGTTATGATCGAGAG GTTAATTGCAGAAGAGCTGCTTCTGCTGCCTTTCAAGAGAATGTTGGAAGACAGGGAACTTTTCCACATGGCATTGATATTGTGAATACAACAGATTACTTTGCACTGGCTTCCCGATCAAACTCTTATCTGAATGTTGCTGTTTCTGTTGCTCAGTACAAGGAGTATCTTTATCCTTTTGCAGATGAGCTACTTTGCAATAAAATAACTCACTGG GAGAAAAGCTTAAGAGAGCTGGCAGCTCAGGCGCTTTCTTTGCTTGTACAATATGATATGGATTACTTTGCTGGACATGCCCTTGAAAAGTTAGTTCCGTGCACTCTATCATCGGACTTGTGTACTCGACATGGAGCCACTTTAGCTGCTGGCGAGGTTGCTTTAAAGTTGTACCAGCTAGGTTTTACCTTTACTACAG ACATGCAGAAAGCTTTGGCAGGTATTGTTCCTGCAATCGAAAAAGCGCGCCTTTATCGGGGCAAAGGAGGAGAGATCATGCGCTCTGCTGTTTCTCGATTCATTTCATGCATTTCTATAGCTGGGATATCCTTGAATGACAAGACGAAGAAAAGTTTGTTGGAAACCCTTAATGAGAATTTGAGGCATCCCAATTCTCAAATACAG TGTGCTGCTGTTGAGGCATTGAAGCATTTTATTCCAACATACCTGGTATCTTCTGGTGAAAAAATTGCAAGTGATATTATTTCAAAATATGTGGCACTTCTAGATGACCCAAATGTGGCTGCAAGACGAGGAGCTGCGCTGGCCCTTGGAATATTACCATACAAATTCTTGATGTTGAAATGGATGCCTGTCATGAGTAAACTCTGTAGCTCATGCACGATTGAG GATAAGCCTGATGACCCTGATGCTGAAGCACGTGTGAACTCTGTTAGGGGGCTAATTTCGGTTTGCGATACGCTAACAGCATCTTTTGATCAGAGCTCAAATGGTGGAGATTCTCTATATGCATACATAAAAGATTATGTCGTGCGAGCTTTATTTAGAGCACTCGACGATTATGCTGTGGACAACAGAGGAGATGTGGGTTCTTGGGTACGTGAAGCAGCAATGGATGCACTAGTACGCTGCAGCTTCATCCTCTGCAAGAGAGATATTGTTGCATTGAGAGCAGCATCAGCCACTGGCCATGAGTCTGAACTGGGTGATATGGAAGTAAATGCAAGTAGTACTGCACACCGGCTATTTGATTCTGGCATTGCACAGGATCTGGTAGCAGGAATTGCAAAACAAGCAGTTGAGAAAATAGATAAGATGAGAGAAATAGCTATCAAGACCCTGCAGAGAATTCTGTACCACCAGGAACACCTCATCCCATTTATACCACACAGGGAACTGCTGGAAGAAATTATTCCCAACAGCACAGATTTGGAGTGGGCG GTTCCTACTGTATCATATCCACGATTGGTGAAACTTCTTCAGGTCAGCTATTATAGCAAGTCTGTGCTCTCAGGGCTCGTGATTTCTACAGGTGGATTGCAGGAGTCTTTGAAAAAAGCTTCAACGACAGCTTTGGTAGGGTATCTCCAAGATTCAGACATCAATACTAATTGTGAAGGGAAAAGTAGAGAGTATCTATTGAGTTCTGATCTTCTATGGGTCCTCCAGCACTACCAGAAATGTGATCGTGTAATTACTCCCACATTGAAG ACTATTGAGGCTCTCTTCAGTAAAAAGATTTTCTTGAACAAGGAG GGGTACAGTGAGTTCTACAGTGGACTGGTAGATTCGGTGGGCTCTGAGCTGAAGGGATCCAAGGATTTCACAAAGTTATGTGCAGGTCTCTCAATCCTTGGATACATTTCTTCACAGTCAGATGGAACTTGCACTAAGGCATTTTCTCAACTCCTCACATTCCTAGGCCACAGATACCCCAAG ATCCGAAAAGCTGCAGCAGACCAGGTGTACCTTGTGCTGCTGCAAAAAGATGATCTTATTATGTCGGAGAATATAGATAAAGCTCAGGAATTACTTGCGGAGACATGCTGGGAAGGAGATGCGGAGGAAGCAAGGCGCAGGAGGTCAGAAATCAACGAGATGGCTGGTTTCAGGGCGACCACTACACAGAAGTCTGGAAACCAAGAAACAAGAAGAACGGTTGCCACTTCGAACGATGAGAACAAATCTTATTCATCGTTGGTCGATTTCAGCGGATACTAA